In a single window of the Cydia strobilella chromosome 13, ilCydStro3.1, whole genome shotgun sequence genome:
- the LOC134746899 gene encoding sodium-dependent noradrenaline transporter-like: MFARSKNDSYMAKRNEDQSKSKFWKKYSDYRLILWMWMLGDAAVMWAPAELAHNGFYLHSIIYLLAIIVVATPLLFSEICLAQYTNCDVITMWNFFPLFRCFGYGTIYLVTMKIVYMLVLTSWSLVYAVHSAVSPAPWNTCDDYDGNSTTQICMVKRKNTSVFQNCLEVQSMYGGDCGIKTASRCFFEVQIGNYVTPVWPQCTPRYKETIALWCIAFALFVLTLKRKFLRIGVKLALGYVGVGTFMLVCIALGTGGTWFSSNISFGWASIYNINNMDRTELTELFSQWFMVLTKAFLAVGAGCGMAGGWTSGAEFRSPACMTAVASPLLAVLASLMLSLVTFSGIKTMSFYHGDEENVVELGSNFFFTPFASMSETLSYFDEYNLSGFIWFSVTFVCMFMNTWLLFSYLKDYLVNNLTFARRHHKSSSMSLVVSLALLSYPCFCSDVTPALLDAAETVQIFTSLIFSITIYWIYGYYNHSVDIIFMIGVKTSYFWKFCWVLSPVFIFCILVSKCKFLALREHQGISHEIETFGITVDLLLYIILLGIYVLILLFSLVVQLVIYIANGDYKGLFTPCGDWGPKDDILFKSRKMFVPEIMTTEFLYRQVKKHGYSKRKNVNVMKELSLQSEASHCLQPTEWSVLTSN, from the coding sequence ATGTTTGCAAGGAGTAAAAACGATTCTTATATGGCAAAAAGAAACGAAGATCAATCAAAATCCAAGTTTTGGAAGAAATATAGCGACTACAGGCTTATTCTGTGGATGTGGATGCTAGGAGACGCGGCGGTGATGTGGGCACCAGCCGAGCTGGCCCACAACGGATTCTATCTACATTCAATAATATACTTATTGGCTATTATCGTCGTCGCTACGCCCCTGCTTTTCTCCGAAATCTGCTTAGCCCAATATACTAACTGTGATGTCATCACAATGTGGAATTTTTTCCCCCTTTTTCGGTGCTTTGGCTACGGTACTATTTACCTGGTGACGATGAAAATTGTGTACATGCTGGTGCTGACTTCGTGGTCCCTTGTGTATGCGGTGCACTCGGCAGTGTCACCGGCGCCCTGGAACACCTGCGATGATTACGATGGAAATTCAACGACACAAATCTGTATGGTTAAACGGAAGAACACTTCGGTTTTTCAAAACTGTCTCGAAGTTCAAAGCATGTACGGAGGAGATTGTGGTATCAAAACGGCTAGTCGCTGTTTCTTCGAAGTTCAAATCGGAAATTACGTGACACCGGTGTGGCCACAGTGCACTCCGCGCTATAAAGAAACCATAGCTCTATGGTGCATCGCATTCGCTTTGtttgttttgacattaaagCGAAAGTTCCTGAGAATAGGTGTAAAACTGGCGCTGGGTTACGTGGGAGTGGGGACGTTTATGCTGGTATGTATAGCTTTGGGAACGGGAGGCACATGGTTCTCGTCGAATATATCGTTCGGGTGGGCAAGTATATACAATATCAACAATATGGACCGGACTGAACTGACTGAACTGTTCTCACAGTGGTTCATGGTCCTGACAAAGGCCTTCCTAGCTGTGGGTGCGGGCTGCGGCATGGCGGGCGGCTGGACGAGCGGCGCGGAGTTCCGCAGCCCTGCCTGCATGACGGCCGTCGCCTCACCGCTGCTCGCAGTGCTAGCCTCGTTAATGCTTAGCCTAGTCACCTTCAGCGGAATCAAAACCATGTCTTTCTACCACGGCGACGAGGAAAACGTCGTTGAGCTCGGCAGCAACTTCTTTTTCACCCCGTTTGCCTCGATGTCAGAAACTCTTAGCTATTTTGACGAATACAACCTTTCAGGATTTATTTGGTTCTCGGTCACTTTTGTTTGTATGTTTATGAATACCTGGCTTTTGTTTAGTTATCTGAAGGACTATCTGGTAAATAACTTGACCTTTGCACGGAGACACCACAAGAGTAGCTCCATGTCCCTGGTAGTATCGCTGGCGCTGCTGTCGTACCCGTGTTTCTGTTCGGACGTGACGCCTGCACTGCTGGATGCGGCTGAAACAGTGCAGATTTTCACTAGTTTGATATTCTCAATAACCATTTATTGGATTTACGGCTATTATAATCACAGTGTagacattatttttatgatcgGAGTAAAGACTAGTTACTTTTGGAAGTTTTGTTGGGTTTTAAGCccagtgtttattttttgtatattggtCTCGAAATGCAAATTCTTAGCGCTTCGCGAACACCAAGGAATCTCACATGAAATTGAAACATTCGGAATAACTGTTGATTTGCtgctatatataattttacttggaatttatgtacttattttacttttctcacTTGTCGTACAGTTAGTAATATACATAGCAAATGGAGATTATAAAGGTCTGTTTACACCATGCGGCGACTGGGGACCGAAGGAtgatattttgtttaaaagtcGAAAAATGTTTGTGCCCGAAATTATGACAACTGAGTTTTTGTACCGGCAAGTTAAAAAACATGGATACAGCAAGAGAAAAAATGTTAATGTGATGAAGGAGCTTTCTCTACAATCTGAGGCGAGTCACTGCTTGCAGCCCACGGAATGGAGCGTATTGACATCTAATTAA